The Hymenobacter sp. DG01 sequence GCCGTGCGGCCATTGAGCTGGCCAAAGAGTGGCGCAAAGACCAATATCTGCGCAAGCTGGAAGCCATGATGGTGGTAGCTGACAAAGACGAACTGCTCATCATTGCCGGCACCGGCGACGTGCTGGAGCCCGATTCCGATGTGGCTGCCATCGGCTCCGGAGCCATGTACGCCCAGGCCGCGGCCCTGGCCCTGAAGAAGCACGCTCCCCACCTCACCGCCCGCCAGATGGTGGAAGACGCCCTGCACATTGCCGCCGACATCTGCATCTACACCAACCACAACCTCATGATTGAGCAGCCCAGCTAACAGCTGCTCCCGTGCGTCACATGACCGAAGACCTGATTTACTACAACTCGCGTAAGCGCCACGCGCTGCTCACCTTGGCCGGGCTGGCGTTTGTAGCTATGGGGGTGTTTATGATTGTGACAAAAGGCAACTGGGCTCTGGGGCTGATAACCATCGTCTTCTTTGGGGCCTGCGCCGCGGTAGGGGCCTGGCAGTTTTTCGACACCCGGCCGCGCCTGCAAATCACCGACGAAGGCATCCTGGACCGCACGCTGGGCGTGGGCCTCATTCCCTGGACTGATATTGCCGACGCCTACGTGCGCTCCATCAACCACGAGTATTTCGTTTGCCTGCAGGTGCATGATGAGGCGGCCTACCTGAGCCGCCTCCCGGCGCTGAAGCGTAAGCTGGCGGGTGCCAACGCGGCGCTGGGCTTTACACCTCTCTCCATCAACCTGAGCGGCGTTGACCTGAATGCGGAGCAGCTGCTGGAGTACATTCTGAAGCAAAGTGCCGCCGCGCAGTC is a genomic window containing:
- a CDS encoding STM3941 family protein, with the protein product MTEDLIYYNSRKRHALLTLAGLAFVAMGVFMIVTKGNWALGLITIVFFGACAAVGAWQFFDTRPRLQITDEGILDRTLGVGLIPWTDIADAYVRSINHEYFVCLQVHDEAAYLSRLPALKRKLAGANAALGFTPLSINLSGVDLNAEQLLEYILKQSAAAQSHFPDLSK
- the hslV gene encoding ATP-dependent protease subunit HslV → MRIRSTTVLGIRHNGEVALGADGQATMDKHVAKSNVRKVRKLQDGKVVTGFAGSTADAFMLLDKFEEKLNGYGGQLRRAAIELAKEWRKDQYLRKLEAMMVVADKDELLIIAGTGDVLEPDSDVAAIGSGAMYAQAAALALKKHAPHLTARQMVEDALHIAADICIYTNHNLMIEQPS